One window from the genome of Vidua chalybeata isolate OUT-0048 chromosome 3, bVidCha1 merged haplotype, whole genome shotgun sequence encodes:
- the LOC128786146 gene encoding nuclear receptor subfamily 0 group B member 2-like — MLLPATGNSASMATKIPAEKSGKCQCETHHSKSILYQILNKEHGSETKRHQQHCSPHCCERSKGCPCLDRRRVVLKTPEATCRRASEVLLKTSTFIRNLPSFYHMPWEDQFVLIQQNWAPLFVLGMAQEGVDFDLREIPTTSLLEKILLNQSSTAMNELGSSSPGASFTEVQKMKNLLWKFWDLDISGKEYAYLKGIILFNSECHVLKCLPYVQSLQQEAQKALMEFISTTFHGSLSRFALILQLITSLRDIDADAIEELFFRPILVEATLNVLLLETLYVKPDWL; from the exons ATGCTGCTTCCTGCCACAGGGAACTCTGCCTCCATGGCCACCAAGATCCCAGCTGAGAAATCTGGGAAATGTCAGTGTGAGACACACCATTCTAAAAGCATCCTGTACCAGATCCTTAACAAAGAGCATGGAAGTGAGACCAAGAGGCACCAGCAGCATTGCAGTCCCCACTGCTGTGAAAGAAGCAAAGGCTGCCCTTGTTTGGACAGGAGAAGAGTTGTCCTGAAAACACCAGAAGCCACGTGCAGAAGAGCTTCTGAAGTGCTGTTGAAGACTTCAACTTTTATTAGAAACCTACCTTCTTTTTATCACATGCCTTGGGAGGATCAGTTTGTCCTCATACAACAGAACTGGGCCCCTCTTTTTGTCCTGGGCATGGCACAAGAAGGAGTGGATTTTGACCTGAGAGAGATTCCAACCACCAGTTTATTGGAAAAAATCCTCCTCAATCAGTCTTCAACAGCTATGAATGAACTGGGCAGCTCATCACCAGGAGCATCTTTCACAGAAGTTCAGAAGATGAAGAATTTATTGTGGAAATTCTGGGACCTGGACATAAGTGGAAAAGAATATGCCTATCTTAAAggaattattctttttaattctg AATGTCATGTCCTGAAATGTCTCCCATATGTACAATCACTGCAGCAGGAAGCTCAGAAAGCTCTGATGGAGTTTATCTCAACAACGTTCCATGGAAGCCTCAGCAGGTTTGCTTTGATTCTTCAGCTAATCACGTCTCTTCGAGACATTGATGCAGATGCTATTGAAGAGCTCTTCTTCAGGCCCATCCTAGTAGAGGCCACCCTAAATGTACTACTTCTAGAAACCCTATATGTCAAGCCAGACTGGCTTTGA